A single region of the Anoplolepis gracilipes chromosome 1, ASM4749672v1, whole genome shotgun sequence genome encodes:
- the LOC140671369 gene encoding uncharacterized protein — translation MNNHRKPIHSRCVMLTIVIIACMLAVVIKTGEGKPHIRHHRDGSHCSRCGPGWGVISRCARGRDTVCGKCPAGTYSPHHGTQPCWNCARCGPGLYEAHSCTSRTDTVCDSCHRPTPDNPDYRRKCEGRARFFLAPEDARSTAEESVLVNEPAYRFQLNDREQILEKDVEAILRDKSAARSEDLSRI, via the exons ATGAATAATCACAGGAAGCCGATTCACAGTCGATGTGTGATGCTGACAATTGTTATCATTGCGTGCATGTTGGCTGTAGTTATCAAG ACAGGCGAAGGCAAGCCTCACATCAGGCACCACCGGGACGGCTCGCACTGCAGCAGATGCGGTCCAGGCTGGGGCGTGATTAGCCGATGCGCCCGCGGCCGCGACACCGTGTGCGGAAAGTGTCCTGCCGGCACCTACAGCCCGCATCACGGCACGCAGCCCTGCTGGAACTGCGCCAGGTGCGGACCCGGGTTGTACGAGGCGCATTCGTGTACCTCGCGCACCGACACCGTCTGCGACTCCTGTCATCGCCCGACACCCGACAATCCTGACTATCGGCGCAAATGCGAGGGCCGGGCGAGGTTCTTCCTCGCGCCGGAGGACGCACGGAGCACCGCCGAGGAGAGCGTGCTGGTGAACGAGCCAGCGTACCGTTTCCAGCTCAACGACAGGGAGCAGATACTCGAGAAGGACGTGGAGGCCATCCTGAGGGACAAGTCGGCCGCTCGATCGGAGGATTTATCGagaatctaa